In bacterium, the genomic window GACGCTGCTCGGCGCCGACTTGGGGCCGGAGCTCGCCGCGGAGCTCCGCGGACGGATCGCCGTCGAGATGCGCGGCCGCACGATCGAGGGGCCGGACGAGGTCCTCGCGCTGCTGCGGCGCGAGTTGCTGGCGCTGCTGCCGCCCGCGCCGCCGGCGCCGAACCCCGCGCCGCCGCGCGTGACGCTCGTCGTGGGGGTCAACGGTTCGGGGAAGACGACGACGGTCGGCAAGCTCGCCGCGCTCTGGGCCGGCGAGGGGCGCGGCGTCGTGGTCGCCGCGGCCGACACGTTCCGCGCCGCCGCGGTCGAGCAGCTCGTCGTGTGGGCCGAGCGCGCGGGGGCGCGGGTCGTCCGCGCGCAGGCGGGCGCCGATCCGGCGTCGGTCGCCTTCGACGCGGCGCGCGCGGCCCGCTCGAAGGGCACGGCCGACCTGCTCGTGGACACGGCGGGGCGGCTGCACAACAAGAAGCCGCTGATGGACGAACTGGCGAAGATCTCCCGCGCCGTGGCGCGCGAGATTCCGGGCGCGCCGCACGAGACGCTGCTCGTCGTGGACGGGGCGACGGGCCGGAACGC contains:
- the ftsY gene encoding signal recognition particle-docking protein FtsY: MFGSLRDKLLSGLRKTRTALADGVARLTGRTVDDGLLDELEETLLGADLGPELAAELRGRIAVEMRGRTIEGPDEVLALLRRELLALLPPAPPAPNPAPPRVTLVVGVNGSGKTTTVGKLAALWAGEGRGVVVAAADTFRAAAVEQLVVWAERAGARVVRAQAGADPASVAFDAARAARSKGTADLLVDTAGRLHNKKPLMDELAKISRAVAREIPGAPHETLLVVDGATGRNAVNQAREFAKAAPVTGLVLTKLDGTAKGGAAVAIGRELGLPVRYIGVGEGVDDLLPFDAGQFVDSILAPAGNGNA